A genomic segment from Candidatus Korarchaeum cryptofilum OPF8 encodes:
- a CDS encoding ABC transporter ATP-binding protein, with protein sequence MDARRSTILQTENLTKRFGGLTALNRVSIKVERGSLTMIMGPNGSGKTTLINVCSGILKPDEGRVLFDGEDITGAPPHEIYKLGFIRTFQIPMPFLKLNVLENVLVAMKNSGESPLKAPLRPLWMKEEEENVKRAMEILGRVGLSDSWDKESFKLGGGQLKMLEVARALAAGAKLIALDEPIGGVDPAYANEILGYLSDLRKNLGITLLLIEHRIDLALPFADYVYVMDRGVVISQGTPEEVSNDPKVLEVYLG encoded by the coding sequence ATGGATGCAAGGAGGTCCACCATTCTACAAACGGAAAATTTAACGAAGAGATTCGGTGGTCTGACAGCACTTAATAGAGTCTCTATAAAGGTGGAGAGGGGTTCTTTGACGATGATTATGGGTCCGAATGGGTCTGGGAAGACCACTCTGATAAACGTCTGTTCCGGGATTCTAAAGCCGGATGAGGGTAGAGTGCTCTTCGATGGCGAGGACATAACTGGCGCTCCTCCGCATGAGATCTACAAGTTAGGATTCATCAGAACGTTCCAGATCCCGATGCCATTTCTAAAACTTAATGTCCTTGAAAATGTGCTCGTAGCGATGAAGAACTCTGGTGAGAGCCCATTAAAGGCTCCGCTGAGACCTCTCTGGATGAAGGAAGAGGAGGAAAACGTTAAGAGGGCGATGGAAATCCTCGGGAGAGTCGGGCTAAGCGACTCATGGGATAAAGAATCTTTTAAGCTCGGAGGGGGCCAGTTAAAAATGTTGGAAGTTGCTAGGGCCTTAGCAGCGGGAGCTAAGCTGATCGCACTGGATGAACCTATAGGAGGAGTTGATCCTGCGTATGCGAACGAGATCCTCGGATATCTGAGTGATTTAAGGAAAAATTTGGGAATTACACTCCTCCTCATAGAGCATAGAATAGATCTCGCCCTACCATTCGCTGATTATGTTTATGTAATGGATAGGGGTGTCGTGATCTCTCAGGGGACTCCTGAGGAGGTCTCCAACGATCCCAAAGTATTAGAGGTATATCTGGGGTGA
- a CDS encoding ABC transporter substrate-binding protein, whose product MNRASYFLILVALLIGAVIGYAVGASSGATSTVTRTVTSAPESAGLSGDVYIGALLPLTGPLGSFAENDMIALRLAEKDVNDWLTQIGSKWRIKILIEDTAVDPKQALDKLQALHSKGVKIFIGPMASSEVKEVKGYADANKLLVISQSSTSPALAIPNDMIYRFCPPDEFQGMASAKATYELGIRNVVIVWRGDTWGDGLVESYEKAFLKLIEQSGEKGEVWGKSNGKGIRYDPDSKEFSAIASQLANAVQELVNKYGVDKVGVYYAGYGEYIQFAAAASQYDILRRVKWIGSDGTALLGDIQTNENAAKFAYETRFISPMFGTPSPLQEKISSEVKRQLGRLPESYAYVSYDAVWIVAVALEFVDSYDPVAVAKVIPFIVQKWYGATGVFQLNENGDRAFSDYMFWMVVPSDKGYEWELAGSYSYEKNSVTWTEAFVKLLGKS is encoded by the coding sequence ATGAACAGAGCATCTTACTTTTTGATATTGGTAGCTCTGCTCATTGGAGCTGTCATAGGCTATGCGGTAGGAGCGAGTAGCGGGGCTACATCAACCGTCACTCGTACAGTGACATCAGCACCCGAGTCCGCGGGACTGAGCGGGGATGTTTACATAGGGGCCCTCCTCCCACTCACAGGACCCCTGGGCTCATTCGCTGAGAATGATATGATCGCTTTGAGACTCGCTGAGAAGGATGTAAATGATTGGCTAACACAGATCGGCAGTAAATGGAGAATAAAGATCCTGATCGAGGATACTGCAGTAGATCCGAAGCAAGCGTTGGATAAGCTGCAGGCATTGCACTCGAAGGGAGTGAAGATATTCATAGGACCTATGGCGAGCTCCGAGGTGAAGGAAGTCAAGGGGTATGCGGACGCTAATAAGCTGCTCGTGATATCCCAGAGCTCAACCTCTCCAGCGCTTGCGATCCCTAACGATATGATCTACAGGTTCTGCCCTCCCGACGAGTTCCAGGGAATGGCATCCGCTAAGGCTACCTATGAGCTAGGAATAAGGAACGTTGTAATCGTCTGGAGAGGGGATACCTGGGGCGATGGGCTCGTTGAATCATATGAGAAGGCGTTCCTTAAGCTGATCGAACAGAGTGGAGAAAAAGGTGAGGTTTGGGGCAAAAGCAACGGAAAGGGCATCAGATATGATCCTGATTCAAAGGAATTCAGTGCAATAGCTTCCCAATTAGCGAATGCCGTGCAGGAACTTGTGAATAAGTATGGGGTCGATAAAGTCGGGGTTTATTACGCCGGTTACGGTGAGTACATCCAGTTCGCAGCCGCAGCATCGCAGTACGATATATTGAGGAGAGTTAAGTGGATCGGCTCGGATGGAACGGCCCTCTTAGGGGACATTCAGACTAATGAGAATGCGGCCAAATTCGCCTATGAGACTAGATTCATAAGCCCGATGTTCGGTACTCCCTCCCCGCTTCAGGAGAAGATCTCATCCGAGGTGAAGAGACAGCTTGGAAGGCTCCCTGAGAGCTATGCTTACGTATCATATGATGCGGTCTGGATAGTCGCTGTAGCCCTCGAATTCGTCGATAGCTACGACCCTGTGGCTGTGGCTAAGGTCATACCCTTCATAGTCCAGAAGTGGTACGGAGCGACCGGTGTATTCCAGTTGAATGAGAACGGGGATAGGGCTTTCTCAGACTACATGTTCTGGATGGTCGTCCCGTCGGATAAGGGCTATGAGTGGGAGTTAGCTGGTAGCTACTCGTATGAAAAGAACAGCGTAACTTGGACAGAAGCCTTCGTTAAGCTCTTAGGTAAAAGCTAA